The Pseudomonas aeruginosa genome includes the window GCCTATGGGGCGGGTTGGCAAATTCAATCGATGGTTGGGGTGGGAAGGTGCCAGCCTGCTGTGACCGGAAGCCGGCCTGGTTGCGTCGTCTTTACAGTTCGATACGGATATCGGTGGCGAAAACGGGGAAAATAAACCGATCGTGCGCCTATCGGCTGTGCCCGGCGCGCACTCTGGAATATCCTTGGCGCCTTCGATACCACTGAGCGGTGCGCGCGCTTGCCGAAGCGAGGCGGTGGCACACTGCGCAATGGCCGACCTTGCCCGGGCCCTGTACGAAAGCGCGTCGCCAACGTCTTTTCGTAGAGCGCCCGGCATCGCCGCGAGCGAACCCGTTTCCGGTGCCGGCCCCAGGCGGGCACCGCTATGCCTAATCGGCCCCGTTCGACGGCGGCCCAGCGAGAGAAGAGGAACAACTGTGCATAAAGCCGTCATCAGCGGAACCGGTCTTTATACTCCGCCCTACAGCATCTCCAACGATGAGCTGGTGGAGAGCTTCAATACCTTCGTGCGCCAGTACAACGACCAGCACGCCGAGGCCATCGCCAAGGGCGAACTGGAGGCGCTGGCCGAGTCCAGCTCGGCGTTCATCGAGAAGGCGTCCGGCATCAAGAGCCGCTTCGTGATGAACAAGGAAGGCATCCTCGACCCGCAGCGCATGGTTCCGTACCTTCCCGAGCGCAGCAACGACGAGTGGTCGATCCTCTGCGAGATGGCCGTGGCCGCCGCCAGGGAGGCGCTGCAGCGTGCCGGCCGCAGCGCCGCCGACATCGACGGGGTGATCGTCGCCTGCTCCAACCTGCAGCGCGCCTACCCGGCGATCGCGGTGGAGGTGCAGGCCGCGCTGGGCATCCAGGGCTACGGCTACGACATGAACGTGGCCTGCTCCTCGGCCACCTTCGGTATCCAGGCCGCCACCACCGCGATCCAGACCGGCCAGGCGCGGGCGATCCTGATGGTCAACCCGGAGATCTGCACCGGCCACCTGAACTTCCGCGACCGCGACAGCCACTTCATCTTCGGCGACGCCTGCACCGCGGTGATCGTCGAGCGCGCCGACCTGGCCGTGTCGAAGCACCAGTTCGACATCGTCAGCACCAGGCTGCTGACCCAGTTCTCCAACAACATCCGCAACAACTTCGGCTTCCTCAACCGCGCCGACGAGAGCGGTATCGGCAAGCGCGACAAGCTGTTCGTCCAGGAAGGCCGCAAGGTGTTCAAGGATGTCTGCCCGATGGTCGCCGAGCTGATCGGCGAGCACCTGGCGGCCAATGAAATCCAGGTCGCCGAGGTCAAGCGCTTCTGGCTGCACCAGGCCAACCTGAACATGAACCTGCTGATCACCCGCAAGCTGCTCGGCCGCGACGCCGAGGCGCACGAGGCGCCGGTGATCCTCGACAGCTACGCGAATACCAGTTCCGCCGGCTCGGTGATCGCCCTGCACAAGCACCAGGACGACCTGCCCAGCGGCGCCATCGGGGTGCTCAGCTCGTTCGGCGCCGGTTACTCGATCGGTAGCGTGATCCTGCGTAAACACTGATCGTGGCGGCGCCTACCGACGCCGAGCTGCTGCCGCGCCTGCTGGCCGGCGAGCAGCGAGCCTTCCGCGAGCTGGTTGGCGCCTACCAGGGCGCCATGCGGGCCGTGGCCTGGGCGATCATCGGCAGATCGCATACCGAGGAAGTGGTGCAGGACGCCTGGCTCGCGGCGGTTCGCGGGCTGGACGGGTTCCAGGGGCGTTCGAGCCTGAAGACCTGGCTGCTGACCATTACCGCCAATACCGCCAAGAGCCGCTTGCGCCAGGTTCGCCGGGAAGTTTTCCTCGACGACCTGCCGGGGCCCCATGGTACGGTGGATGACCAGCGCTTTGCCGCCGACGGTCACTGGAGCCAGCCGCCGCACGCCTGGCACGAGGATTCGCCGGAAGCCCTGCTCGCCGAGGGCGAACTGCGCGATTGCCTGGACAAGACCCTCAACGGTCTGTCCGAGCTGCAGCGCAGCGTGCTGACCCTGCGCGAACGCCAGGGCTTGGAGCTGGAGGAAATCCGTGATCTCCTGGATATCACGCTTTCCAATGTCCGGGTGCTGCTGCATCGCGCCCGCCTGAAGGTCTTCGCCACCCTGGAGCATTTCGAGGAGACCGGCCAATGCTGAGTTGCAAGGAACTGGTCGCCCGGTCCAGCGACTTTCTCGATGGGCAACTGGACTTCCGCGGACAACTGGCGGTGCGCAGCCACCTGCTCATGTGCCGGCATTGCCGGCGCTTCATCCGCCAGATGCGCCTGACCCAGGCGACCGTGCGCCATCTGCCGGAAGGGCCGGGGCCGGAACTCGACCGTCTGGCCGCGCATCTCTCCGAATTGCGCAAGGACGCCGCGCGGCGCTGAGCCGGGGTACCCTCGACACCAAGCCGCCGCCCGCGATTCGTGGGCGGCGGCTTTTTCGTTTCCGCTATCCGGCGTGGGCGAACCGAACCCGGCCTGGCATGGGTGGCTCTCCCTTCCGCGTGACGAGGTCGAGGAGTGTGGCTGGGCTTGGCGGATATCGCTGCGCGATATGCACCCTACGGAGGGGCGGCAATCCGTTTCGCTGGGCGAGCATCCGAAGTTGAGGAGAACGCCTGGGACCTGGCGAATATCGCCGACCGATATTTCTCCAGCAGGGGCAATCCCTGAGTTCAGGCAAAGGGACGGGAAATTTTTTTTGACTCCGCTGTAACGCCGCCAGGGGTGCTCCGTCCATTGGAGCGAGGACGCCATACCGGCGCCCGCTACCAACTTCAGGAGTTACCCATGAAAAAGATTTCCCTCGCTTCTTCCGTCGTCGGCGCTGCTCTGCTCGGCGTAGCCAGTGTCGGCGCGCATGCCGCGCAGAATCCCTTCGCCGTGCAGGAGCTGAGCAGCGGCTACAGCGTGGCTGCCGCCGAGAAAGCCAAGGAAGGTTCCTGCGGCGAGGCCAAGTGCGGTGCCGACAAGGGCAAGCGCGAAGCCTCCAAGGCAGGTCATGAAGGCAGCTGCGGTGCGGATCGCAAGGCCAAGGAAGGTTCCTGCGGTGGCGAGAAGAAGGCCGGCGAAGGCAACTGCGGCGCCGACAAGAAGAAGTCGTAAGGCCTGAGGAGACGGACCATGCAACGGGAATTCGTCAGCGGCGCCGGGCTAGGCCTGCGTCGCGCGCTGCTGGAGCCGCTCGGCGCCGGCGATGAGGTCCGGGTCGACTTCCTCGAGGTCGCCCCGGAGAACTGGATCGGCATCGGCGGCCGTCTCGGCCGCCAGTTCCGCGAGCTGACCGAGCGCCTGCCGTTCCTCTGCCATGGTCTGTCTCTCAACCTCGGCGGCTACGCCCCGCTGGACATGTCGTTGCTGCGCGCGATCAAGGGTTTCATCGAGCAGCATGACATCCGTGCCTACAGCGAGCACCTGTCGGCCTGCGCCGACGACGGCCAGCTCTACGACCTGATGCCGCTACCGTTCAGCGACGAATCGGTGCGCCGGGTCGCCGAACGGGTCCGGGTGGTACAGGACGTCCTCGAGCGGCCGTTGATCGTCGAGAACGTCTCGGCGTATGCGCGCTTGCCGGGCGAGCTGGAAGAGGTCGATTTCGTCCGCGCGGTACTGGAGGAAGCCGATTGCCAATTGCTGCTGGACGTCAACAACGTCTACGTCAACGCCTGCAACTTCGGTTTCGACGCACACGCCTACATCGCCGCGATGCCCAGCCGGAGGATCGCCTACCTGCACATGGCCGGGCACGACGAACAGGGCGCCAGCCTGAAGATCGACACCCATGGCGCGCCGGTCTGCGATCCGGTCTGGGAACTGCTGGCACATGCCTATGCCTGCCATGGCGAACGCCCGACGCTGCTGGAGCGCGATTTCAACCTCCCGCCACTGAGCGAGCTGTATGCCGAAACCGATCGCATCCGCGAGCTGCAGCGGCGCAGCGGTGAAGCGCAACTGCGCAGCCTGGGGTACGGCACATGAACCACACGACCTTGCAACGGCGTTTCGCCGCACGTATCCGCGATCCGCAGCAGGCCTTGCCGCCCGGCATCGCGACGGAGCGCATGGCGATCTACGAGGAACTGTTCTTCAACAACCTGGACGGTTTCATCAGTAGCGGTTTCCCGGTCCTGCGCCAGTTGTTCGACGAGCCGCGCTGGCATCGCCTGGTGCGTGCCTTCATGCGCGAGCATCGCTGCCGCACACCGTACTTCAGCCAATTGGGCGAGGAGTTCATCGGCTGGCTGCAGGACGGCTACCGTGCGGAGGAGGGCGATCCGCCCTTCCTGCTGGAGCTGGCTCACTACGAGTGGGTCGAGCTGGCCCTGTCGCTGGCCGAGGCGCCTGTCGAGACGCTGCCGCAGGCCTGGTCGTGGTCGCCACTGGCCTGGCCGCTGGCCTATCGCTGGCCGGTCCATCGCCTGGGGCCGAGCCATCGGCCGATGGAGCCGCCGGCCGAGCCGACCTGCCTGCTGGTCTGGCGCGATCCGGCGGAGCGGGTGCGCTTCCTGCACCTGTCGCCATTCGCCTATCGCCTCGCGCAGCGCCTGAGCGAGGAGGGCGAGGCGCCGGTGGCGCTGCTGCCGTTGTTGCGCGAGTTGGCCGGAAGCTGCGGCCTGAGCGCCGACGTGGAGTATTTCGAAAATGCCTTCGCCTTGCTGGAGGACTGGCACGCCCAGGGCATCCTCATGGGCGAGGGCGCTCTGGAGTGATGATGAAGACTGTCTTCCTGCGTTTACAGCATGCCCTCGACGTCACCCGTCGAGCGGATTTCCTCGCCCCGCTGGCGCTGCGCCTGTACCTGGCGCCGGTGTTCTGGATGGCCGGCAGCCAGAAGCTGGCGGACATGCCGGCCACCATCGAGTGGTTCGGCAATCCCGACTGGGGACTCGGCCTGCCGTTTCCCGAACTGCTGGCCTGGCTCGCCGCGCTGAGCGAGGCCGGTGGCGCCGTGTTGCTGTTGTGCGGCCTGGCCGTGCGCTGGATCAGCCTGCCGCTGATGGTGACCATGCTGGTAGCGATCTTCGCCGTGCACTGGCCGAACGGCTGGCAGGCGATCGCCGATCCGTCCGCGCCGTTCGCCAACGCCCAGGTGCTGGAGGCTGGCGAGAAGCTGGCGCGAGCCCGGGAAATCCTGCGCGAATACGGCAACTACGACTGGCTGACGTCGAGCGGAAGCTTCGCCATCGTCAACAACGGCATCGAGTTCGCCGCGACCTACCTGGTGATGTTGCTCGCGCTGTTCTTCGGCGGCGCCGGCAAGTGGCTTTCTGCTGACTTCTGGATTGCTCGAAAATTGCGCTGAGATTTCTACCCATATCGAATAACCCGAAAGGCCCGTAGTAGAGGGCTTTTCGCTTTATTCGCATTGGAGATAAAAAGTTCCTCTGTAATGAAACATTTATCTCCATGCAATTTGGCTGCAATCTGCCATCGCCAAGATTCCCCCCAACACAAAGGGGCCGCCTTACGGCCAGCGCGGAACAAGGGGCGCGCTGTAGCCAGGCACTCGCGTGTTGCCAATGCACACACCATTAAGGGGAAATCTTCGATGATCCGTAAGCACTCGCTCGGCTTCGTTGCCAGCGCTCTGGCTCTGGCCGTATCTGCCCAGGCGTTCGCCGGCACCGTGACCACCGACGGCGCCGATATCGTGATCAAGACCAAGGGCGGCCTCGAAGTCGCCACCACCGACAAGGAATTCAGCTTCAAGCTGGGCGGTCGCCTGCAGGCCGACTACAGCCGTTTCGACGGTTTCTATACCAAGAATGGCAACACCGCCGACGCCGCCTACTTCCGCCGCGCCTTCATCGAACTCGGCGGAACCGCATACAAGGACTGGAAATACCAGATCAACTTCGACCTGTCGCACAACACCGGCAGCTCCGACAACGGCTATTTCGACGAAGCTTCGGTCACCTACACCGGCTTCAACCCGGTCAACCTGAAGTTCGGTCGCTTCGACCCCGACTTCGGCCTGGAAAAGGCCACCAGCTCCAAGTGGGTGACCGCTCCCGAGCGTAACGCCGCCTACGAACTGGCCGACTGGATCAACACCCACCAGGACGGCATGGGCGCCCAGGTCAACTCGACCCTCGCCGACATGGCCTACCTGTCCGCCGGCGTATCCGCCAAGGACGCCGACGACAGCGACGGCGACAGCGTCAAGCAGTTCAACTTCCGCGGCGTGTTCGCGCCGATGCACGAAGCCGGCAATGTTCTGCATGTCGGCGTGAACTATGCCTACCGCGACCTCGACGACACCGCCTTCGACTCGCGCATCCGTCCGCGCCTGGGCATGCGCGGCATCGCCACCAGCGGCGGCAACGACGCCGGTGACAACGGCAACCGCGCGACCTTCGGCGGTGTCTCCAACTCGCCGGCCGGTTCCTACAAGGACGATAGCGTCTGGGGCCTGGAAGGCGCCTGGGCGATGGGCCCGTTCTCGGCCCAGGCCGAATACCTGGCACGCAAGCTGAAGGCCGATGACAACGCCTACAAGGACATCAAGGCCAAGGGTTACTACGCGCAACTGGCCTACACCCTGACCGGCGAGTCCCGCCAGTACAAGCTGGAAGGTGCCAAGTTCGACTCCGTCAAGCCGGAAAACAAGGAAATCGGCGCCTGGGAAGTGTTCTACCGCTACGACAACATCAAGGTGGAAGACGACAACGTGGTCGCCGATACCGCCACTCGCGAAGTCGGCGACACCAAGGCCAAGGCCCACAACCTGGGCGTGAACTGGTACGTCAACGATGCGGTGAAGATCAGCGCGGCCTACGTCAAGGCGAAGACCGACAAGATCACCAACAACAATGGCGACGATGACGGCGACGGCTTCGTGACCCGTTTGCAGTACGTGTTCTAAGAAGCGACAACGATCTGCTCCTGTTTTCGGCCTCGCTCCGGCGAGGTCTTTTTAATCGCTTCCTTACCCGGTTGTGGCGATGTTGGCAGCCTGCAACCGGGTCTTTCTTTCGTTACAGGTCTACCCGCAGGTACTGGCAGGAATATCCGAAAGCCAGACGGTTATCGGCAGAAACTCTTGGTTTTCATTGCAGTCATGCAATCTTCGCAAGGTTGCCGCAATATATGAAACAAACTGTTACATCTGTCGCCCGGACCTGATGCCTCTAGGCCTGCGCCCTTATCCGACGGCCTCATCCAGGCGCTATCCGGCTGCCTGTCACAAAAGCTTTCGCGCTTTGCAGTCTCGCTGTCACAACCCATCCAGATGATCCCCCTCCAGCAGCGCCGGCCGGCGACAGAACCGGCCGTTTCCGCGCTGCTCAAGACCATTCGAAATCCGAACAGGGGACTTACCTGATGATTCGCAGACACTCGTGCAAAGGGGTGGGGAGCAGTGTTGCCTGGAGTTTGCTGGGCCTGGCGATTTCCGCGCAGAGCCTGGCCGGGACCGTGACCACCGACGGTGCCGACATCGTGATCAAGACCAAGGGCGGCCTCGAAGTCGCCACCACCGACAAGGAATTCAGCTTCAAGCTCGGCGGCCGCCTGCAGGCCGACTACGGCCGCTTCGACGGCTACTACACGAACAACGGCAATACCGCCGATGCCGCCTACTTCCGCCGCGCCTACCTGGAGTTCGGCGGCACCGTCTACCGGGACTGGAAGTACCAGATCAACTACGACCTGTCGCGCAACGTCGGCAACGACAGCGCCGGCTACTTTGACGAAGCTTCGGTCACCTATACCGGCTTCAACCCGGTCAACCTGAAGTTCGGCCGCTTCTACACCGACTTCGGCCTGGAAAAGGCCACCAGCTCCAAATGGGTCACCGCGCTGGAGCGCAACCTCACCTACGACATCGCCGACTGGGTCAACGACAACGTCGGTACCGGTATCCAGGCCAGCTCGGTGGTGGGCGGCATGGCTTTCCTCTCGGGCAGCGTGTTCAGCGAGAACAACAACGATACCGACGGCGACAGCGTCAAGCGCTACAACCTGCGCGGCGTGTTCGCGCCGCTGCACGAGCCGGGCAACGTGGTGCACCTGGGCCTGCAATACGCCTATCGCGACCTGGAGGACAGCGCGGTGGATACCCGGATCCGCCCGCGCATGGGCATGCGCGGCGTCTCCACCAATGGCGGCAACGATGCCGGCAGCAATGGCAACCGCGGTCTGTTCGGCGGCAGTTCGGCAGTCGAGGGGCTGTGGAAGGACGACTCGGTCTGGGGCCTGGAAGGCGCCTGGGCGCTGGGTGCCTTCTCGGCCCAGGCCGAGTACCTGCGGCGCACGGTCAAGGCCGAGCGCGACCGCGAGGATCTCAAGGCCTCCGGCTATTACGCGCAACTGGCCTACACCCTCACCGGCGAGCCGCGCCTCTACAAGCTGGACGGCGCCAAGTTCGACACCATCAAGCCGGAGAACAAGGAAATCGGCGCCTGGGAGCTGTTCTACCGCTACGACTCGATCAAGGTCGAGGATGACAACATCGTCGTCGACAGCGCCACCCGCGAGGTCGGCGACGCCAAGGGCAAGACCCATACCCTGGGCGTCAACTGGTACGCCAACGAGGCGGTGAAGGTTTCCGCCAACTACGTCAAGGCGAAGACCGACAAGATCAGCAATGCCAACGGCGACGATAGCGGCGATGGCCTGGTGATGCGCCTGCAGTACGTGTTCTGAGGCGCTCGGGCCCCGTCCGGCGGGCGGGGCTCGTTTCCGCAGGATGTTACCCGCGTCATGAAATTGCCTGGTGGATGTCCGGGCGGGCCGCCCAGCTTGACCCAGGGCACAGATCGCATGGCGGCATCTGGCTATGCTGGTCCCTCGGAAACGCTCTGGGAGGGACTGATGATCGGCTGGGGACGTGTCTGTATTGGCGTCGGGGGGCTGCTGTTGCTGGGCCAGTTGCTGGGGGGCGCCCTGCTGCTCGCGGACGACGGCGAAGCGACGCTGGCGGTCGAACACTTCTGGCAATTCGTCTTCCTGATCCCGGCGATCCTGGTGGCACTGGGAATGTTCGTCCTGCAGCATCACGTGGGTTCCTTCGCCCAGTTGTACCGCCGGCGTCTCGATGGCGCCTCCTACCTGCTGGTTTCCTGCGGCATCGCCCTGGTCCTGGGCAAGCTCTGCGTCCTGCTGCTCGCCTGAGCCCCTCGCGCGGCCCGGCATGTCCGGGTTTGCCCGAGGCATTCAGCTTCCTGATTTAGCCGGAGGGCGCTGAAACCCTTGGTTACACTGGCCTTCATCACACGAACAGGAAGGCAGGACCCCCTATGCAAAACCGCATGATGATCACCGGTGCCGGCTCCGGGCTGGGGCGCGAAATCGCCCTGCGCTGGGCGCGTGACGGCTGGCGCCTGGCGCTGGCCGACGTCAACGAGGCCGGCCTGGCGGAAAGCCTGAAACTGGTGCGCGAGGCGGGTGGCGATGGCTTCACCCAGCGTTGCGACGTACGCGACTACAGTCAACTGACCGCGCTGGCGCAGAGCTGCGAGGAGAAGTTCGGCGGCATCGACGTCATCGTCAACAACGCCGGGGTGGCCTCCGGCGGCTTCTTCGGCGAGTTGTCCCTGGAGGACTGGGACTGGCAGATCGCGATCAACCTGATGGGCGTGGTCAAGGGCTGCAAGGCCTTCCTGCCGTTGCTGGAGCGAAGCAAGGGCAAGATCGTCAACATCGCCTCGATGGCGGCGTTGATGCAGGGCCCGGCGATGAGCAACTACAACGTGGCCAAGGCCGGGGTGGTGGCGCTTTCGGAAAGCCTGCTGGTAGAGCTGGCGCTGGTCGAGGTCGGCGTCCATGTGGTCTGCCCTTCGTTCTTCCAGACCAACCTGCTGGACTCTTTCCGCGGCCCGAGCCCCGAGATGAAGCACCAGGTCGGCAAGTTGCTGGAGAGTTCGCCGATCAGCGCCGCCGACATCGCCGACTACATCCACGCCGAAGTGGCCAAGGGCAGTTTCCTGATCCTGCCCCACGAGCAGGCGCGGATGGCCTGGAGGATCAAGCAGCAGAATCCCCAGGCGATCTATGACGAGATGACCGCGATGGCCGGCAAGATGCAGGCCAAGCGTCAGCGCCAGGCCTGAGTGGAAATGGCTGCAGGCCAGCAGGGGCGCGGCTTTGCACCATTGCGGTGCGGCGCAGATAGTGCTTGCCCAAGGCGGTGCGATCGAGTAGCTTGAGTCACCGGCCTGCCTGCCGAAGTACGTTGGACCCCACAAGAAGCCTCGCTCATTTGCGAGGCTTTTTGCTTTTCCGCCCTCGCGCCCTGTGCTAGAAGGCTGCCTCTGCGAGTCCGTTCTGTTCTGGAGTACCCCTGTGGAGTCTGAATCCATCGTCTATGGCTGCATCCGCGACTGGCCGGGCGATTCGATGGAGCGGCGCATGCGTCGTGCCGCCAACCGCCGCGTGCTGGACAGCCTGCCGGGCGGCGAGGCCTGGCCGTTCCTCGGACGCGAGATGTTCAGCCGCTGCGAGCAGTCCGGGGCCGGGCTCTACCAGACCCAGATCATCCACTTCGGTGCCAGCTACCAGGCCATCGAATACGAGTGGAGCCTGTGGGTCGAGCAGTTCGAGGCGTTGCTCAGGCGCCTCTACTGGGCCAGCGCGGTGGTCCACCTGGAGACCGAAGTGAACGGCAGCCATACCTTTCGCTGGGAGTCCGAGCGTGGCTTCCATACCCCCCAGGAGAGCGACCTGCAGGTCCGCTGCGCCTGGGAGCGGGAGGGCGGGCGGCGGTGATCAACTACTTCTGGTTCGTCCTCGCGGCGTTCTGCGAGATCGCCGGCTGCTACGCTTTCTATCTCTGGCTGCGGCTGGGCAAGAGCGCCCTGTGGGTGCTGCCCGGCCTGCTCAGCCTGACCCTGTTCGCCTTGCTGCTGACCCGCGTGGAGGCCAGCTACGCCGGCCGCGCCTATGCCGCCTATGGCGGCATCTACGTCGCCGCGTCGCTGTTCTGGCTGGCTTTCGTCGAGCGCTCGCGGCCGCTATGGAGCGACTGGCTGGGCGTGGCCTTGTGCGTGGTCGGTGCCAGCGTCGTGCTGTTCGGCCCGCGCCTGTCTCAGTGACTCAGGCGGGGTAGGTGGCGCGCCCGTCACGGGCGCCGGACCCCGCCGTCCCGGGCCACCGCACCCCGAACCGGCGGATCACTGCGAAGTGTTGCGCTGTACGTCACCTTTTTCCTGATCCAGTTCCTTGAGCATCTGCGCGTAGGCATCGCAATCGCTCGGCCGGTTCTGTTCCGAGCGGGCTTCCTGGCGCTGGCGCAACTGCTCGTTGAGTTCCCTGGCCCGTTGCGGGTTCTTCTGGGTGATCGAGGCGACCTTGGTGGCGACTTCCTTGCCCATCTTTTCCGCCTCCGCTTCGGAACAGGCGAAGACCGGCGTGGCGACCAGCAAGGCGCAGGCGCTGGCGAGGGCGAAAAGCGGTTTCATGGCGTACTCCTGTGGGGTGGTCCTGAGCGGTGGAGCCCGGTCGAGCCGACAAAGTTCAGCCGCAACGCCGGACGGCGACCGATTCGAACCCTCGCGGCGGGTTGCGGGTCGCACGCATAGAGAGGGTGCGAAGGACCCTCGTTGCTTATGCCGCAGGAGGTATGCCATGACTCACGATTGGGATCTGGTCGAACGGTTGCTGCTGGAGGTCCGGCAGTCCGCCCATGAGAACTTCGCCCCGCGCGCC containing:
- a CDS encoding DNA-binding domain-containing protein, producing MNHTTLQRRFAARIRDPQQALPPGIATERMAIYEELFFNNLDGFISSGFPVLRQLFDEPRWHRLVRAFMREHRCRTPYFSQLGEEFIGWLQDGYRAEEGDPPFLLELAHYEWVELALSLAEAPVETLPQAWSWSPLAWPLAYRWPVHRLGPSHRPMEPPAEPTCLLVWRDPAERVRFLHLSPFAYRLAQRLSEEGEAPVALLPLLRELAGSCGLSADVEYFENAFALLEDWHAQGILMGEGALE
- a CDS encoding RNA polymerase sigma factor is translated as MAAPTDAELLPRLLAGEQRAFRELVGAYQGAMRAVAWAIIGRSHTEEVVQDAWLAAVRGLDGFQGRSSLKTWLLTITANTAKSRLRQVRREVFLDDLPGPHGTVDDQRFAADGHWSQPPHAWHEDSPEALLAEGELRDCLDKTLNGLSELQRSVLTLRERQGLELEEIRDLLDITLSNVRVLLHRARLKVFATLEHFEETGQC
- a CDS encoding DoxX family protein — protein: MKTVFLRLQHALDVTRRADFLAPLALRLYLAPVFWMAGSQKLADMPATIEWFGNPDWGLGLPFPELLAWLAALSEAGGAVLLLCGLAVRWISLPLMVTMLVAIFAVHWPNGWQAIADPSAPFANAQVLEAGEKLARAREILREYGNYDWLTSSGSFAIVNNGIEFAATYLVMLLALFFGGAGKWLSADFWIARKLR
- a CDS encoding DUF692 domain-containing protein; its protein translation is MQREFVSGAGLGLRRALLEPLGAGDEVRVDFLEVAPENWIGIGGRLGRQFRELTERLPFLCHGLSLNLGGYAPLDMSLLRAIKGFIEQHDIRAYSEHLSACADDGQLYDLMPLPFSDESVRRVAERVRVVQDVLERPLIVENVSAYARLPGELEEVDFVRAVLEEADCQLLLDVNNVYVNACNFGFDAHAYIAAMPSRRIAYLHMAGHDEQGASLKIDTHGAPVCDPVWELLAHAYACHGERPTLLERDFNLPPLSELYAETDRIRELQRRSGEAQLRSLGYGT
- the oprP gene encoding outer membrane porin OprP; amino-acid sequence: MIRRHSCKGVGSSVAWSLLGLAISAQSLAGTVTTDGADIVIKTKGGLEVATTDKEFSFKLGGRLQADYGRFDGYYTNNGNTADAAYFRRAYLEFGGTVYRDWKYQINYDLSRNVGNDSAGYFDEASVTYTGFNPVNLKFGRFYTDFGLEKATSSKWVTALERNLTYDIADWVNDNVGTGIQASSVVGGMAFLSGSVFSENNNDTDGDSVKRYNLRGVFAPLHEPGNVVHLGLQYAYRDLEDSAVDTRIRPRMGMRGVSTNGGNDAGSNGNRGLFGGSSAVEGLWKDDSVWGLEGAWALGAFSAQAEYLRRTVKAERDREDLKASGYYAQLAYTLTGEPRLYKLDGAKFDTIKPENKEIGAWELFYRYDSIKVEDDNIVVDSATREVGDAKGKTHTLGVNWYANEAVKVSANYVKAKTDKISNANGDDSGDGLVMRLQYVF
- a CDS encoding YnfA family protein, producing MINYFWFVLAAFCEIAGCYAFYLWLRLGKSALWVLPGLLSLTLFALLLTRVEASYAGRAYAAYGGIYVAASLFWLAFVERSRPLWSDWLGVALCVVGASVVLFGPRLSQ
- a CDS encoding SDR family oxidoreductase — protein: MQNRMMITGAGSGLGREIALRWARDGWRLALADVNEAGLAESLKLVREAGGDGFTQRCDVRDYSQLTALAQSCEEKFGGIDVIVNNAGVASGGFFGELSLEDWDWQIAINLMGVVKGCKAFLPLLERSKGKIVNIASMAALMQGPAMSNYNVAKAGVVALSESLLVELALVEVGVHVVCPSFFQTNLLDSFRGPSPEMKHQVGKLLESSPISAADIADYIHAEVAKGSFLILPHEQARMAWRIKQQNPQAIYDEMTAMAGKMQAKRQRQA
- a CDS encoding anti-sigma factor family protein, translating into MLSCKELVARSSDFLDGQLDFRGQLAVRSHLLMCRHCRRFIRQMRLTQATVRHLPEGPGPELDRLAAHLSELRKDAARR
- a CDS encoding beta-ketoacyl-ACP synthase III, which produces MHKAVISGTGLYTPPYSISNDELVESFNTFVRQYNDQHAEAIAKGELEALAESSSAFIEKASGIKSRFVMNKEGILDPQRMVPYLPERSNDEWSILCEMAVAAAREALQRAGRSAADIDGVIVACSNLQRAYPAIAVEVQAALGIQGYGYDMNVACSSATFGIQAATTAIQTGQARAILMVNPEICTGHLNFRDRDSHFIFGDACTAVIVERADLAVSKHQFDIVSTRLLTQFSNNIRNNFGFLNRADESGIGKRDKLFVQEGRKVFKDVCPMVAELIGEHLAANEIQVAEVKRFWLHQANLNMNLLITRKLLGRDAEAHEAPVILDSYANTSSAGSVIALHKHQDDLPSGAIGVLSSFGAGYSIGSVILRKH
- the oprO gene encoding outer membrane porin OprO; translation: MIRKHSLGFVASALALAVSAQAFAGTVTTDGADIVIKTKGGLEVATTDKEFSFKLGGRLQADYSRFDGFYTKNGNTADAAYFRRAFIELGGTAYKDWKYQINFDLSHNTGSSDNGYFDEASVTYTGFNPVNLKFGRFDPDFGLEKATSSKWVTAPERNAAYELADWINTHQDGMGAQVNSTLADMAYLSAGVSAKDADDSDGDSVKQFNFRGVFAPMHEAGNVLHVGVNYAYRDLDDTAFDSRIRPRLGMRGIATSGGNDAGDNGNRATFGGVSNSPAGSYKDDSVWGLEGAWAMGPFSAQAEYLARKLKADDNAYKDIKAKGYYAQLAYTLTGESRQYKLEGAKFDSVKPENKEIGAWEVFYRYDNIKVEDDNVVADTATREVGDTKAKAHNLGVNWYVNDAVKISAAYVKAKTDKITNNNGDDDGDGFVTRLQYVF